The Chryseobacterium nakagawai genome has a segment encoding these proteins:
- the murG gene encoding undecaprenyldiphospho-muramoylpentapeptide beta-N-acetylglucosaminyltransferase, which yields MNKKLKVLLSGGGTGGHIFPALAIADEIKKRFPDAEFLFIGANGKMEMEKVPQAGYKIEGIDIAGIDRGNLLSNLGLPFKILKSLNKSKAIIKEFKPDVAIGTGGFASGPALYEATKLGIPVFIQEQNAHAGVTNKILSKAAKAIFTAYPKVAGFPAEKIKFLGNPIRSVIISGMQGTAQAKEKMGLNKDKLTILSVGGSLGSRTLNNAWKSHLKQIVDKDYQLIWQTGKLDYKDIIEETKDIDTSNIQIREFIKDMELAYSAADIIVSRAGAIAISELAVAQKPVLLVPFPFAAEDHQTKNAMNLVEKNAARMVKDSEMQEKFWNTLSEICENESVRKEMSDNLEYFAKPDATKEIVDEIFKIIR from the coding sequence ATGAACAAAAAATTAAAAGTATTACTATCAGGCGGAGGAACAGGAGGACATATCTTCCCTGCCCTCGCCATCGCTGATGAGATCAAGAAAAGATTTCCTGATGCAGAATTTTTGTTCATTGGAGCCAACGGAAAAATGGAAATGGAAAAAGTTCCACAAGCAGGCTACAAAATTGAAGGAATTGATATCGCCGGAATCGACAGAGGAAACCTTTTATCTAATTTAGGACTCCCTTTCAAGATTCTAAAAAGTTTAAACAAATCAAAAGCGATCATCAAAGAATTTAAACCGGATGTTGCGATAGGAACAGGAGGATTTGCAAGTGGACCCGCTTTATATGAAGCCACCAAATTAGGCATTCCGGTGTTTATTCAGGAACAGAACGCTCATGCAGGAGTCACCAATAAGATTTTGAGCAAAGCAGCTAAAGCCATATTTACAGCCTATCCTAAAGTAGCAGGCTTTCCGGCAGAAAAGATAAAATTTCTTGGAAATCCGATCCGTTCTGTTATTATTTCAGGAATGCAGGGCACGGCTCAGGCAAAAGAAAAAATGGGATTAAATAAAGATAAGCTTACCATTTTATCGGTAGGTGGATCTTTAGGCTCCAGAACATTAAACAATGCATGGAAATCTCATTTAAAACAAATTGTTGACAAAGATTATCAGCTGATTTGGCAGACAGGAAAGCTTGATTATAAAGATATTATTGAAGAAACAAAAGATATTGACACCAGCAATATCCAAATCCGTGAATTTATCAAAGACATGGAATTGGCCTATTCCGCGGCAGATATCATCGTTTCAAGAGCCGGAGCCATTGCCATTTCAGAGTTGGCTGTAGCACAAAAACCGGTATTGTTGGTTCCTTTCCCTTTCGCAGCGGAAGACCATCAAACCAAAAATGCCATGAATCTCGTTGAAAAAAATGCAGCCAGAATGGTAAAAGACTCTGAAATGCAGGAAAAATTCTGGAATACATTATCAGAAATCTGCGAAAATGAAAGCGTAAGAAAAGAAATGTCCGACAATCTTGAGTATTTTGCTAAGCCAGATGCTACAAAAGAGATTGTAGATGAGATATTTAAAATAATAAGATAA